A window from Hymenobacter volaticus encodes these proteins:
- a CDS encoding efflux RND transporter permease subunit, with the protein MNKFIQGIIAFSLKNRGFVFLMTLAVIVAGVISYRNTPIEAFPDVTNTEITIITQWPGRSAEEIEKFVTAPIEISLNPVQKKTSIRSTTLFGLSVVKVIFDDGVDDAFARVQVNNLLSQADLPEGAEPDVQPPYGPTGEIFRYTLQSKDKTTRELKTIQDWVVERNLKAVPGVADVNSFGGEVKAYEISVNPGKLQTFNITPLDLYNTIQRSNINVGGDVINQGQQNYVVRGIGLLNNISDINNTVIKNVNGAPILVKDVAQVQESALPRLGRVGRGLNDDVLEGIVVMRKGENPSEVIARLKDKVTLLNEKILPAGVQIHTFYDRQQLIDFSTETVIHNLLEGIVLVTVIVFVFMADWRTTVIVSVIIPLALLFAFICLRLKGMSANLLSMGAIDFGIIIDGAVVMVEGLFVALDHKAHKMGMEKFNKLAKSGLIKKTGRDMGKAIFFSKAIIITALLPIFSFEKVEGKVFSPLAWTLGFALLGALIFTLTLVPVLTSILLKKNVVEKDNFFVRGINKGAQRFFAFTYARKTASLLVATVAVVVGMGSFHFLGSEFLPELNEGSIYVRAQLPLSISLEESNKLCNEMRRVFLSFPEVGDVVSQTGRPNDGTDPTGFYNNEFLVQLKHTPEVQAEMKHKDKREALIAGMKEKLNRFPGVDFNFSQPITDNVEEAASGVKGSIAVKIYGNDLKLMEQKGRQVYGVLKHIKGIDDLGVLRNIGQPELHVELDERRMASYGVSKSDANAVLEMAVGGKQASQMYEGERKFPIRVRYQQQFRESNRQIAALMVPTQNGKSVPLSEIATIEDVTGPSLIYRDDNQRFSAVKFSIRGRDMGSTIEEAQREVNKVVSLPKGYSMKWTGDFENQRRATERLTQVVPVSLALIFFILFILFGNLKDAGLVLLNVPFAIIGGIAALLITHTNFSISAGIGFIALFGICIQNGVILISVFKQNMVRKLSLNFSIADGVTSRVRPVVMTALMATIGLMPAAMSTGIGSETSKPLAIVVIGGLITGTILTLFIFPLIFERAYRAEHSKYGPQPELAVEQQEPVLVH; encoded by the coding sequence ATGAATAAATTCATTCAGGGCATTATTGCCTTTTCGCTTAAAAACCGGGGCTTCGTGTTCCTGATGACGCTGGCCGTCATCGTGGCCGGGGTGATAAGCTACCGCAACACGCCAATTGAGGCGTTTCCGGACGTTACGAACACGGAAATTACCATTATCACGCAGTGGCCCGGCCGCTCGGCCGAGGAGATTGAGAAGTTTGTGACGGCTCCGATTGAAATTTCTCTCAATCCGGTGCAGAAGAAAACCAGCATCCGGTCCACTACTCTCTTCGGGCTGTCGGTGGTGAAGGTGATTTTCGATGATGGTGTGGACGATGCCTTTGCCCGCGTGCAAGTCAACAACCTGCTCAGCCAGGCCGACCTGCCCGAAGGCGCCGAACCCGACGTGCAACCGCCCTACGGCCCCACCGGCGAAATTTTCCGCTATACGCTCCAGAGCAAGGACAAGACGACGCGCGAGTTGAAAACCATTCAGGATTGGGTGGTGGAACGCAACCTGAAAGCCGTGCCTGGCGTGGCCGACGTAAACAGCTTCGGCGGGGAAGTGAAAGCCTACGAAATCAGCGTGAACCCCGGCAAGCTTCAGACCTTCAACATCACGCCCCTCGACCTCTACAACACGATTCAGCGCTCCAACATCAACGTGGGCGGCGACGTGATAAACCAGGGTCAGCAGAACTACGTGGTGCGCGGCATCGGCCTACTTAACAACATTTCCGACATCAACAACACGGTCATCAAGAACGTGAACGGGGCCCCAATTCTGGTGAAGGACGTGGCGCAGGTGCAGGAGTCGGCGCTGCCACGGCTAGGCCGGGTGGGGCGTGGCCTCAACGACGACGTGCTGGAAGGCATAGTGGTGATGCGCAAGGGTGAAAATCCGTCCGAAGTTATTGCTCGCCTCAAAGACAAGGTGACGCTGCTTAACGAGAAGATTCTACCGGCCGGCGTGCAAATCCACACCTTCTACGACCGGCAGCAACTCATCGACTTCAGCACCGAAACCGTAATTCACAACTTGCTGGAAGGCATTGTGCTCGTGACAGTTATCGTGTTCGTGTTCATGGCCGACTGGCGCACTACAGTTATCGTGTCGGTGATTATTCCGCTGGCCTTGCTGTTCGCCTTCATCTGTTTGCGGCTGAAAGGCATGAGCGCCAACCTGTTGAGTATGGGCGCCATCGACTTCGGCATCATTATCGACGGAGCGGTGGTGATGGTGGAGGGGCTGTTCGTAGCCCTCGACCACAAGGCCCACAAGATGGGCATGGAGAAGTTCAACAAGCTTGCGAAGTCGGGTTTGATCAAGAAAACCGGCCGCGACATGGGGAAAGCCATTTTCTTCTCCAAGGCCATCATCATCACGGCGTTGCTACCCATCTTCTCGTTCGAGAAAGTGGAAGGCAAAGTATTTTCGCCGCTGGCCTGGACGTTGGGCTTTGCCCTGCTCGGGGCGCTCATCTTCACGCTTACGCTGGTGCCGGTGCTTACTAGCATCTTGCTGAAGAAGAACGTGGTAGAGAAAGACAACTTCTTTGTGCGCGGCATCAACAAGGGCGCGCAACGGTTCTTTGCTTTCACCTACGCCCGTAAAACTGCCAGCCTACTGGTAGCCACCGTGGCTGTGGTGGTGGGCATGGGTTCTTTCCACTTTCTAGGCTCCGAGTTTTTGCCCGAGCTGAATGAAGGCTCCATTTATGTGCGGGCGCAGTTGCCGCTGAGTATTTCGCTGGAAGAAAGCAACAAGCTTTGCAACGAGATGCGCCGCGTGTTCCTCAGTTTCCCCGAGGTGGGCGACGTGGTAAGTCAAACCGGCCGTCCCAACGACGGTACCGACCCGACCGGCTTCTATAACAACGAGTTTCTGGTGCAGCTCAAGCACACGCCGGAGGTGCAGGCCGAGATGAAGCACAAAGACAAGCGCGAGGCCCTGATTGCGGGCATGAAGGAAAAGCTTAACCGCTTTCCCGGCGTGGATTTCAACTTTTCGCAGCCCATCACCGACAACGTGGAAGAAGCTGCTTCCGGCGTGAAAGGCTCTATTGCAGTGAAAATTTACGGCAACGACCTCAAGCTGATGGAACAAAAAGGCCGCCAAGTATACGGCGTGCTCAAGCACATCAAGGGCATCGACGATTTGGGTGTGCTCCGCAACATCGGGCAGCCGGAACTGCACGTGGAGCTAGACGAGAGGCGCATGGCCAGCTACGGCGTGAGCAAATCCGACGCCAACGCCGTGCTGGAAATGGCCGTGGGCGGCAAGCAGGCCTCGCAGATGTACGAAGGCGAGCGGAAATTCCCCATCCGGGTGCGCTACCAACAGCAGTTCCGCGAGTCGAACCGCCAGATTGCAGCCCTGATGGTGCCTACCCAAAACGGCAAATCCGTGCCCCTCTCCGAAATTGCGACCATCGAAGACGTTACGGGCCCCTCGCTCATCTACCGCGACGACAACCAGCGTTTCTCGGCCGTGAAGTTCAGCATCCGGGGCCGCGACATGGGCAGCACCATTGAGGAAGCCCAGCGCGAGGTGAATAAGGTGGTGAGCTTGCCCAAAGGCTACAGCATGAAATGGACTGGCGACTTCGAAAACCAGCGCCGCGCCACCGAACGCCTCACCCAAGTGGTTCCGGTTTCGCTGGCCCTGATTTTCTTTATTCTCTTCATACTGTTCGGCAATTTGAAAGACGCCGGACTGGTGCTGCTCAACGTGCCGTTTGCCATTATTGGCGGTATTGCGGCGCTGCTAATCACCCATACCAACTTCAGCATTTCGGCCGGTATCGGGTTCATTGCCCTCTTCGGCATCTGCATCCAAAACGGCGTCATTCTGATATCAGTGTTCAAGCAGA